The stretch of DNA GGATTCCGGGGCAGATGACTACATCGTCAAACCCTTCTCCGCTCAAGAGCTGCTGGCGCGGGTGCGGGCCGTGTTGCGGCGGGCGGAACGGCAGCAGGCCGACGCCTTCCACGAGCCGATCTTTCAGCACAAAGAGCTGACCATTGATCTGGCCCGGGCTCAGGTCTCCTCCGGCAACACCGAGGTGATGCTGACCGCCACCGAGTACCGGCTGCTGCAGACGCTGGCAGCTTCGATGGGCCGCGTCCTGACCGCCGATGAACTGCTGACGACCGTGTGGGGCCCGGAGTACAAGGACGACAAGGAGATCCTCTGGGTGTGCCTGAGCCGACTGCGGCAGAAGATCGAGCCCGACCCCAAGAGCCCGATCCACATTGTCACCCGGCAGGGCATCGGCTACCTGATGCCGGGTGCGGAGGCCGCCGCTCCCGGCGCCGCCTGAGATGACCGAAAACCCCCGCCAGGCCCAGAATATCCTGGTGATTGAGCCCGACCCGGGCTCGGCCGCCTATCTCGACAAGCTGCTCAAACGGGCCGGGTACCAGGTCAGCTTGTGCTCGACCGGGAAGGACGGGCTGATCAAGGCCTGGCGTGACCAGCCTGACATCATCGTGCTCGAGCTGGATCTTCCCGATGTCGACTCGCTTGAGATCGTCCGCCGCCTGCGGCGGGACCCGCGCACCGAGCGCAAGACGATCATCAGCCTGACGGCCCGCAGCCTGCCCGAGGACGCCGTCGCCGGGCTCGAGGCCGGGCTGGACTACTACATTCTCAAGCAAGCCGATTCGATGGATGTGCTGTTTCGCTACCTGCAGCGGGAACGCCCAGCCTCAGGCACCGGCCCGCTGGACATCACCACCCGCGCCGGCACGGTGATTGCCTTCATCAGCGCCAAGGGCGGGGTCGGGACATCCTCGCTGTGCCTGAACATCGCCAGCGCCATCGCCCGCCGTCGGCCGTCGGGCCAGGTCGGGGTGGTCGATCTGACACTGCCGATGGGCACGCTGGCCGCCATCAGCGGCGCGGCGACCGAGATCGATGTCGTCGATGCTACCCACTTTGAGCCCTCTACCCTGACGCCGGATCTGCTGCGCAAACAGATGCCCGCCCTACCCGGCTGGGGATTCAGCATTCTGCCGGGAACGCTTTCCCCCTCGCGGGCGCCCGACCTGCGGCCCGACCGGATTGCGCCCTTGCTGCAGTCACTGCGGGCGGCCTTTGCCGTGAGCGTGATCGATCTGGGGAGAACCCTCTCACGCCTATCGCTGTACGTCCTGTCGCAGTCGAGCGTGATTGTCATCGTGATGAGCCCCGAGGCTGTGGTAGCCATGAGCACCCACGCCCTGTTGGACCATCTGGCGGAGCAGCACATCAACCCGCGTCGGCTGTTCCTGCTCAGCAACCGGCCGAACGGCACGGAAGACCTGACCGGCCAGCCGCTCGAGGACGTTGTCGGCCGCCCGATCGATATGGGCTGGCTGCACGTCGGCCGCAACCTGAGCTTGGCCAACTCCAGGCACGCGCCGTACCACCTGCGGTTCCCGGAAGACACGGCCACGTTGATGCTCGAGGACATCGCTTCGGCGATCCTGGACAAGGCCGGCCGCGAAGGTGTACCCGGCCTGCATGCATGACATTTGCGCCGGGCGCGGCCCGGCAATTGCACTATAATCACCTCAGCCTTCGGCCAGGAGGAGCATCAGCATGTCCAAGCAGACCCATCAGCTGCGTGCCAAGATGGTCGGAGCCATGCTGCGGGAAGCCCGGGTCGGAGCCGGCTTGAGTCTGAAGGACGCGGCCGCAGCCGTCGGGGTCTCGAGCGGCGTTCTTTCGTCCTTTGAATTCGGCCGCAAGCCGATCTCGCTGCCGGAACTCGAGCTTCTGGCCTACACCTACGATCTCTCGCTGCGGCATTTCTCAACCCCGGAGAAGTTCGCCAAGCGCACTCAAGCCAAGGTCAACGCGGCCTTGCTGCTGTCCCTGCGCCACCGTCAAATCGCGGCCGCCCTAGCCAAGCAGCGTCAGGCCGCCGCTGTCAGCCAGCGTGAACTGGCCGACAGCGTCGGCATCACCCTGCCCCGCTTGAGATCCTACGAAAAAGGCAACAAGCCGATCCCTTTCCCCGAACTGGAGCTGATCGCCAGCCGCCTGGGCATGTCGGCCGAAGCCTTCATCGATCAGCAACCCCCGATCGGAGATTGGGACAGCGCCAAGCGCACCTACGAATACGTTTTTGAGCTGCCGGTCGAGCTACGGCAGTTCATCGCTACGCCCGCCAATCAACCGTATCTGCGCCTGGCAATGCGCCTCTCCAAGGTCCCGGTCGACCGCCTGCGGACCGTCGGCGAGGGCCTGATCGACATCACCCAGTGAGCCCGCTGGAAGGCTCGGCCGTCGAGCTGGCGCGGGCCGCGATGCTCGCCTATCAGCGAGGCGAGATGTCCACCGCCGAGCACGGGTTCCGCGCCGCATCCCAGCAGTTCGCCCAGAACGGCGAAGAGCTGCAGGCAGCCGAAGCCGCCAACAACCTGTGCGTGGTGCTGCTCCAGGCCGAGCGCCCTCATGAAGCCCTGGAGTGCGTGCGCGAAACGCCGGCCATCTTCGAGCACCACCAGAATCTCGCTCTCGCCGCCCAGGCCTACGGGAATCTGGGATCGGCCCAGGAGGGCTGCGGCCGGCTGCCCGAAGCCGAGGCCGCCTATCTGCGCTCCCTCGATCTGTTTCGGTCGTTGCGGGACAGCGAGGGCGAGTCCCTCATCTTGCAGCGTCTTGCCCAGGTGCAGCTGCGGCAGGGCCAGCCGATCGGGGCTCTGGCTAGCATGCAGGCCAGCCTGGAGGCCGCACCCCGCCGCGGAGTGATCCAGCGCTGCGTCCGCCGCCTGCTCTCCCTCCCAGGCCGATACCTCTCAGGCTAACCGGAGGGAGAGTGCCCCCGTTTCTCCGCAGCACCGGACAGCGCCTAACGGTTTCCCCCACCACCCCGGCGGACAGACAAGACCTGGAGCGCCTGCTCGACGCAGCTCGCTGGCGGCACCTCCACCTCGATTGGTTCGACCCGGTGCTGCTCATCGAGGAAGCCCCATTCTTGAAGCTGGCCAACAGCCGGAGCGTGCTCGCCTGCCTGGGATGCCCGCCAGAGTTCCCCCACCGCACCTGGATCCGGGTGTTCGCCGCCGCTGGCGCTGTCGGATTGCAGGAGGCCTGGGATCATCTCTGGCCGGCGACCCTGCAGGCTGCCCAGGCGATCGGCCTGAGGACCTTCGAGGCGCTGGTGACCGCCGCCTGGATGGCGCCCCTCTTGAGCGCGGCCGGCTTTGTCACCTCGGATGAGGTCGTGTTTCTCGAGCGAGATGGAGCCCGGCCGTTGCGAAGGGCTCCGTCGCTGGGCGAGATCCGGTCGGTATCCGCCCAGGACCTCCCGGCGCTGGTCGAGCTCGACGCCCAGGCGTTTCCCGAGTCCTGGCGAATTTCGTGGCGCAGCTTGCAGGCCGCCTGGAGCAGCGCGGCGCACGCCAGCCTGGTCGACTTTGGAGGTGAGATCCTCGGTTACCAGATCACCTCGCTGTCCCCAACCAGCGCCCACCTTTCGCGCCTGGCCGTGGCGCCCGATCGCGCCCGGCAGGGACTCGGGGCGGCGCTGACCCTGGATTCCATGGACGTCCTGAGCCAGATGGGCGCCTCCCGCTGGACCGTCAACACCCAGGCCTCGAACCTTCCGGCACTTGGCCTGTACCAGCGGCTCGGCTTTCGCGAGAACGGCCTGCGCTACCCGGTCTACACTGCGCGGCTGTAGCCTCCTCCACCCCTCTCATCCAGGAAGAGCTACGAGCAGCCCTCCGATCCCAGACCTCCATAGACAAGTCAGCCAGGCTGTGGGAGAATGCTCGAATTCTCTAGTAAGGAGGTCCGATTTCCATGCCTTCACGCAGCGAGATCCGCGAGAAGCGCAACCGGGAACGCAACCGATCACGGATATTTGCCGTGCTGGTGGTGGTCGGCGTAGGGTTGGTCGTCGCCGCCATCTTGATCGTTCCCAATCTGCGGCCCGTTGGCGAGGTGGTCGTCCCCGCTGCATCTCCGCGCCCCAACCCCCAAGGCACCGCCATGGGTGACCCAGGCGCTCCGGTTGTGATCGAAGAGTACTCAGACTTCCAGTGCGCCTACTGCGCCCGGTTCTCGGCCGAGACCGAACCCCGGATCGTGGCGGACTACATCGCGACAGGCAAGGCGTATTTCGTCTACAAGAACTATGCTTTCCTGGGTGGGCCGTCCGCCGATGCGGCGGAGGCCAGCCTGTGTGCGGCGGATCAGGGTAAGTTCTGGGAATACCACGACATCTTGTTCGCCAATCAGAATGAAGGCGATCCACGCGCCTTCTCCGAGGCGCACCTTGAGGCGTTTGCCGAAGCCATCGGCCTCGACAGTACCGAGTTCGGCGCCTGCCTCTCCGACAACCGGCAAATGGACCAAGTGCGCCAGGAATACGCCGACGGCTCAGCCCTGGGCGTGAATTCCACGCCGACCTTCTTCGTCAACGGGAAGCAGGTGTCCGGGGCGCAGCCTTTCGAGGTGTTTCAGGCCGAAATCGAGGCCGCCCTAGCCGGCGGGTAGGAGTTAGCCTAACCCGGCCCGCTCGGGTGGCGGCATCCTGTGGTTGGCCGCCGGGCGCGAGCCAGACGGGGATCGGCCTCCGACCTCCTGGAGTACCTGACTGCAATTCTTTGGCGACTATCTGGCAAGATGCCGGGCTTCTAGCCCGGCATCTTGTTGCTGAGCCGCCACCGCTTCAACAGCGGGAGCTTCCGGCTTCCCCAATGCCAAGTCAGCCTCTCGGGCGATAGATCCTCGGCCAGGCGTAGCGCTTCGGTTCAGCCGGCAAGCAGGCTCACGGCCCACACCAAGAGCGGCGCCACGATCAATCCCGGCAGCAGGTTGCCGGTGCGGACCTTCTTCAGTTCCAGTAAGCTCGAGACCGCCAGCGCCATCAGCAGGATTCCACCGACGGCGGTCATCTCGGCCACCATGGCGTTGCTCAGCAGGCCCCCGGCCGATCCCGCCAGAAAGGTGAGTCCCCCCTGGTAGACCAGGATGGTGAGCGCAGAAAACAGGACGCCCACGCCAAGGGTGGAGGCAAGAGCGATGGCTGCGAAGCCGTCCAAGACAGATTTGACGGCCAACAGTTGGATGTCCCCGGAAAGACCGGCCTGCACCGAGCCCAGGATGGTCATCGGGCCCACACAGAACAGCAGGCTGGCGGTCATGAAGCCTTCAACAAAGCGGGCACTCCCGTCAGACCCTGTCACGCCACGATGAAATCGCGCCTCCAGGCTCGCCCCGATCCGCTGCAGCCCATCCTCAATGCGCCACCACTCGCCCAGCACCGCCCCAAGCAGCAGGCCCCCCAAGGCATAGAGGGGGTTGGTTGTCTGCAGGAACATGCCTACTCCGAGGGCGAATGTGAACAAACCGAGGGAGTGCACGACCGTCTCTCGGAGCCTCGCCGACAAGCGGGCGCCGAGCACCAGCCCCAGGACGCCGCCGATCAGGACCGTCGCCACGTTCAACACAGTGCCGGCCATGAGCTAACCGGTCTTGGCCATCGTAGGCCGATCGCGGCCGGCGAAATGCGACTCACGCAGCTCGAGCAGGAAGCAGACTGAGGACAACCGGTTCAGGTACCGGAGGATCTCGGGATTGGCCAGCTGTTGCTCATGGGTCATCCTGGCCACCAGGCGCTCGGCCCGGCGGACGACCGTGCGGGCCAGCGCCATGGCGGCGCCGACAGGCGAGTCGCCCGGGACGACGAATCCCTCGATCGCGGGCAACCCACTCTCGAGATCGAGCGCCTGCTGTTCCAGCCAGGCGACCCGGGAGGCATCCATCACCCGAAAGCGCTGCGCCTGGTCCGGAGTTGCTGCGGCTTCGGCCATGACGTGGTACAGGTCGCGCTGCAAGGCAAGGATCAACTCGGCGGTGCGTGGATCGGTAGACAGGGCTCTAGCCAGGCCGAGGGCCGCGCTGGCTTCATCCAGCGTCCCGACCATCTCCGGGCGCGGATCATACTTCGCCACCCGGCCTTCACCGAGAATTCCGGTGTAGCCATCATCCCCTTGGCGGGTGAAGTAGGAAGACATACGGCGATTATAGTGCTTGTTGGCGGGACACTCCGATTGCTGTAAACTGTCGATGGTGCCCGGGGCGGAGTGAGGGGGAAACCATGCTCCGACAAGCTGCGCCATTCTTGGGCGGTGTCTTCAGCGGCCTGCTCGCCTCAGGCCTGCTGTTTCTGCTGCTCTCTCCCCCTCGCGGCCACCCTATCGATCTTGAACCACCGCCCAGCCCGGCGCCGCTGCGAGTCCACGTCAGCGGTGCCGTTGCCCACCCCGGTGTAGTCAGCCTCCCGGCCGGTTCGATTGTCGCCGAGGCCGTCCAGGCCGCCGGCGGCCCCACGGACCTGGCGCGCAGCCAGGCCCTCAACCTGGCCGCCCCCGTGCGGGATGGCGAGATGGTTGTCGTTCCCGGCTCCGGTTCCGACCCACAGCCAGCAGCCGATCCGGCCGCAACGACCGGCTCCGCCCCCTCAGGACAGATTCCTCTGAACAGCGCCTCGGCTGCCGAGCTGGACCTGCTCCCCGGCATCGGGCCCAGCCTGGCGAATGCGATCATCGAGTTTCGCCAGGCGCACGGGCCGTTTCAGTCAGTCGAGGAATTGCTGGAGGTCCCGGGGATCGGGCCGGCCAAGCTGGCGGCCATCCGAGATCTGGTCGCCTGCCGCTGAGGCGGGACCGATGGAGGATTGCGCCGCAGCCTCGAAGGCGAGAGGCTCAGGTATAATCCTGCGCCATGCCGGAACTCCCCGAAGTGGAGACCATCGCCCGTCACCTCCGCCTTGGACATCAGGGTGCCCCAGCTTTGCCCGGTCAGAGCATCGCTGAGGTGAGTGTGCGCTGGCCCCGGCACATTGCCGAGCCGTCGCCGGGCGTCTTCCGCCGCCGAATTCGGGGGCAGACTATTCAGACCGTCCTTCGGCGCGGCAAGTACCTCGTGCTCCCCCTCTCCGACACCTGCTTGCTGATCCATCTGAAGATGAGCGGGGATCTCGGACTGGCCCGTGCCGGCAGCGAGCCGGGGCGCTTCGACCGGACGGTCCTTCATCTGCAAAGCGGTTGGGAGCTCCGCTTCAGCGATTCCCGCAAGTTCGGAAGGCTCTTCCTGGTCGCCGATCCTTCCAGCCGGCTTGGGAGGCTGGGGCCGGATCCGTTGGACGACGCCTTCACCTCCGAGATCCTTCACGCCCGCCTGCTCGCCCGCCGCCGCCGGCTCAAGCCGCTCCTGTTGGATCAGGGCTTCGTCGCCGGGCTCGGGAACATCTACACGGATGAGGCCCTGCACGTTGCCCGGCTGCATCCCCTTCTCCCCAGCCACCTCCTTGGCACGGAGGATGCACACCGTCTGTGGGCGGGAATCCGGGAAACGCTGAACGAGGGCCTGCGGCGGAATGGGGCTAGCATCGACTGGGTGTATCGGGGCGGCGAGTATCAAAATCACTTCCGCGTCTACCAGCAGACGGGGAAGCCGTGTCCGGTCTGCGGCACGCCGATCCAGCGGATCCCCGTCGCCCAACGCAGCAGCCACTACTGCCCGCGCTGCCAACCCGAGCCTCGAGGTGTCGGATGACCACAACTTTGATCTTTGGGGTTCTGTTGATTGTGGCCGGGATAGCCTTTGCCATCCTGGCCTACGCCCTTCTCACCAACCGGCGCGGTGAGAGTCCTGCTGGGACTGACGGGGCGCAGCCCGAGGCGGAGGCAGTCTCCGCCCCGGAACCCGAACCGGTAGCCGCCCCGGCGGTGCCGCCTCCGGCAACCGCTGCGGTTGAGACGGTTGTCCCTCCACCCTCGCCGCCGGTGCCACCCGTGAGCGCCACCCCCGCGCCGCGGACGTTCGATGTCGCCCGCTTGATGCGGGACGAGGTGTCCGGCGCCCTGCTCATCGCGGTGGGACCTCGGACGTATCGCACGGTCGACGAGCTGCGGGCGTCATCGGATTGGCCGCGCCTGGAGGCCGCCGCCCGGGATCTTCAGGCCTGGTTCACCGTCGCCCCACGCCCCAAACCTCCGGCGGAGCGCCGCCCGGAGGAAGCCTCACCCCGCTCCGGCAGCATCCTTGACCAGCTCAATGCCATCCTCGTGCGAAAGCTGGCCCAGGCGCCTGAGCTGCCGCAAGGCGTGCGCCTGGCACCCAGCCCGGAAGGCGGCGTGCGAGTGATGATCGGCCTGCAGGCGTATCCGCTGGACGAGGTTCCGGACGCTAAGGTCAACCAGCTGATCCGTGAGTCGGTCAGCGAATGGGAGAATCAGGTGTGAGACCGGGTATCGGCGGGGCAACGACCTTCCACCGGCCGGCTTCTCGCTCCAGACGGCCAATCGGCAGCTCAGGATCGTGCTCGAAGAACAGCCAGGCTCCGGTTTCGGCGGCCCAGGCCTGCCAGCGCTCCTTGGTGGCAATGCTCTCCAGCGGAAGGACATCGTAGGCCGTCACCCACCCGATTCGCTCAAAATGGGCGGCGTAGCTGGCCATATCGCCGACGTACAGCCCCCGCCATTCGCCGGATTCGAGCACCACCGACTGGTGGCCGCGGGTGTGTCCCGGCGTGACCACCAGCCGAACTTGATCCGTCAATTCCTGGTCCCCATGTAGCAACTCAAGCTGCCCGGTTTCGAGCAGCGGCATGTAGTTCTCACCGAAGTACGTGCCTCGAGTGCGAGCGTCCGGGTTCACCGCTTCGGCCCACTCCAGGCGCTGCACCAGGTAGGTCGCTCGGGGGAAAACCGGCCCCAGGCGCCCGTCCTGTATCCGGGTGTTCCCGGCACAGTGATCGGCGTGCAGATGGGTGTTGACCACGATATCGACGTCATTCGGATGAACGCCCAGGCGCTTCAAGCCATCAATCAGGCCGCCAGTGGAGCGTTCGAGGCGCCATCGCTGGACCTCCTCTGGCCTCAATCGGTCACCCAGGCCGGTGTCGACCAGAATCGTCATCCCACGGGCACGCACGAGCATGCAGTTGAGCGACATGGGGACTGCGTTCTGCTCATCCGGGTCGAAGTAGGATCGGTACAGCGCGCGCGGCGTCAGGCCAAAGGCCCCGCCGACATCGACGCGCACCTGGCCGTCACTGACCAGATAGACTTCCAGATCGCCGAACCGCACCCCGCGTTCACTCCGGAAGAAGTCGGGTCAGGCTGCTGCCAGCAGCGCCGGCTGCAGCTCCGTTTCCAGGCGCATTTTCTCACGATTGGGGAGGAAGCTGGCCTGGACAGCAGTCAGGACCAGCCCTGCCAGGCTCACCATCGATAGCCCGAGCCGGGTCACTGCCCGGCCGTACTCATCGCTGAGCTGAACCCCGCACACCGAAGGATCATCGGTGTTTAGGGTCACCTGAAGCCCAGCCTCGATCATCCTGGGCAGGGGGTGATCCTCAAGACGGGCCACAACCCCCGACAGCAGGTTGCTGGTCAGACAGACCTCGAAGCAAGTCCGGCGCTCGACGGCCATCGCGACCAGACGCTCGTCCTCCAGGATGCGCACGCCGTGGGCGATTCGGTCGGCCTGCATTGCGTTCAGCGCGTGCTCGACGCTTGCCGCCCCGGTCCACTCACCGGCGTGCACCGTCAGGCCGAGGCCAGCCTGCTTGGCTTGGAGGAAGATCGACCGAAATGGCTCCGCTGGGAATTCGACCT from Anaerolineales bacterium encodes:
- the mutM gene encoding DNA-formamidopyrimidine glycosylase; amino-acid sequence: MPELPEVETIARHLRLGHQGAPALPGQSIAEVSVRWPRHIAEPSPGVFRRRIRGQTIQTVLRRGKYLVLPLSDTCLLIHLKMSGDLGLARAGSEPGRFDRTVLHLQSGWELRFSDSRKFGRLFLVADPSSRLGRLGPDPLDDAFTSEILHARLLARRRRLKPLLLDQGFVAGLGNIYTDEALHVARLHPLLPSHLLGTEDAHRLWAGIRETLNEGLRRNGASIDWVYRGGEYQNHFRVYQQTGKPCPVCGTPIQRIPVAQRSSHYCPRCQPEPRGVG
- a CDS encoding ComEA family DNA-binding protein: MLRQAAPFLGGVFSGLLASGLLFLLLSPPRGHPIDLEPPPSPAPLRVHVSGAVAHPGVVSLPAGSIVAEAVQAAGGPTDLARSQALNLAAPVRDGEMVVVPGSGSDPQPAADPAATTGSAPSGQIPLNSASAAELDLLPGIGPSLANAIIEFRQAHGPFQSVEELLEVPGIGPAKLAAIRDLVACR
- a CDS encoding response regulator; this translates as MTENPRQAQNILVIEPDPGSAAYLDKLLKRAGYQVSLCSTGKDGLIKAWRDQPDIIVLELDLPDVDSLEIVRRLRRDPRTERKTIISLTARSLPEDAVAGLEAGLDYYILKQADSMDVLFRYLQRERPASGTGPLDITTRAGTVIAFISAKGGVGTSSLCLNIASAIARRRPSGQVGVVDLTLPMGTLAAISGAATEIDVVDATHFEPSTLTPDLLRKQMPALPGWGFSILPGTLSPSRAPDLRPDRIAPLLQSLRAAFAVSVIDLGRTLSRLSLYVLSQSSVIVIVMSPEAVVAMSTHALLDHLAEQHINPRRLFLLSNRPNGTEDLTGQPLEDVVGRPIDMGWLHVGRNLSLANSRHAPYHLRFPEDTATLMLEDIASAILDKAGREGVPGLHA
- a CDS encoding cob(I)yrinic acid a,c-diamide adenosyltransferase, giving the protein MSSYFTRQGDDGYTGILGEGRVAKYDPRPEMVGTLDEASAALGLARALSTDPRTAELILALQRDLYHVMAEAAATPDQAQRFRVMDASRVAWLEQQALDLESGLPAIEGFVVPGDSPVGAAMALARTVVRRAERLVARMTHEQQLANPEILRYLNRLSSVCFLLELRESHFAGRDRPTMAKTG
- a CDS encoding DUF554 domain-containing protein, producing the protein MAGTVLNVATVLIGGVLGLVLGARLSARLRETVVHSLGLFTFALGVGMFLQTTNPLYALGGLLLGAVLGEWWRIEDGLQRIGASLEARFHRGVTGSDGSARFVEGFMTASLLFCVGPMTILGSVQAGLSGDIQLLAVKSVLDGFAAIALASTLGVGVLFSALTILVYQGGLTFLAGSAGGLLSNAMVAEMTAVGGILLMALAVSSLLELKKVRTGNLLPGLIVAPLLVWAVSLLAG
- a CDS encoding MBL fold metallo-hydrolase, with protein sequence MRFGDLEVYLVSDGQVRVDVGGAFGLTPRALYRSYFDPDEQNAVPMSLNCMLVRARGMTILVDTGLGDRLRPEEVQRWRLERSTGGLIDGLKRLGVHPNDVDIVVNTHLHADHCAGNTRIQDGRLGPVFPRATYLVQRLEWAEAVNPDARTRGTYFGENYMPLLETGQLELLHGDQELTDQVRLVVTPGHTRGHQSVVLESGEWRGLYVGDMASYAAHFERIGWVTAYDVLPLESIATKERWQAWAAETGAWLFFEHDPELPIGRLEREAGRWKVVAPPIPGLTPDSPIR
- a CDS encoding GNAT family N-acetyltransferase codes for the protein MPPFLRSTGQRLTVSPTTPADRQDLERLLDAARWRHLHLDWFDPVLLIEEAPFLKLANSRSVLACLGCPPEFPHRTWIRVFAAAGAVGLQEAWDHLWPATLQAAQAIGLRTFEALVTAAWMAPLLSAAGFVTSDEVVFLERDGARPLRRAPSLGEIRSVSAQDLPALVELDAQAFPESWRISWRSLQAAWSSAAHASLVDFGGEILGYQITSLSPTSAHLSRLAVAPDRARQGLGAALTLDSMDVLSQMGASRWTVNTQASNLPALGLYQRLGFRENGLRYPVYTARL
- a CDS encoding tetratricopeptide repeat protein, whose translation is MSPLEGSAVELARAAMLAYQRGEMSTAEHGFRAASQQFAQNGEELQAAEAANNLCVVLLQAERPHEALECVRETPAIFEHHQNLALAAQAYGNLGSAQEGCGRLPEAEAAYLRSLDLFRSLRDSEGESLILQRLAQVQLRQGQPIGALASMQASLEAAPRRGVIQRCVRRLLSLPGRYLSG
- a CDS encoding DsbA family protein; this encodes MPSRSEIREKRNRERNRSRIFAVLVVVGVGLVVAAILIVPNLRPVGEVVVPAASPRPNPQGTAMGDPGAPVVIEEYSDFQCAYCARFSAETEPRIVADYIATGKAYFVYKNYAFLGGPSADAAEASLCAADQGKFWEYHDILFANQNEGDPRAFSEAHLEAFAEAIGLDSTEFGACLSDNRQMDQVRQEYADGSALGVNSTPTFFVNGKQVSGAQPFEVFQAEIEAALAGG
- a CDS encoding transcriptional regulator; the protein is MSKQTHQLRAKMVGAMLREARVGAGLSLKDAAAAVGVSSGVLSSFEFGRKPISLPELELLAYTYDLSLRHFSTPEKFAKRTQAKVNAALLLSLRHRQIAAALAKQRQAAAVSQRELADSVGITLPRLRSYEKGNKPIPFPELELIASRLGMSAEAFIDQQPPIGDWDSAKRTYEYVFELPVELRQFIATPANQPYLRLAMRLSKVPVDRLRTVGEGLIDITQ
- a CDS encoding response regulator transcription factor encodes the protein MNPKITILIVDDEPRYVKLVEINLQTEGYLVRTASNGQEAVEAVAADQPDLILLDVMMPIMDGFTATTRIREFSNVPIILVTAKGEERDRVRGLDSGADDYIVKPFSAQELLARVRAVLRRAERQQADAFHEPIFQHKELTIDLARAQVSSGNTEVMLTATEYRLLQTLAASMGRVLTADELLTTVWGPEYKDDKEILWVCLSRLRQKIEPDPKSPIHIVTRQGIGYLMPGAEAAAPGAA
- the add gene encoding adenosine deaminase is translated as MGTVLEVARLDGLFPEWSEARLAAAVRVNGHERRDWENFLGKFDTLRALYGSPELIDRITREAIEDAARDGVRHLELRFSPASLARRRGFPIEQVFSWVIAAAAEAARAHGLSVSLIPSVNRHDPVEEAEHVAQTACSWMGRGVVGLDLAGNEVEFPAEPFRSIFLQAKQAGLGLTVHAGEWTGAASVEHALNAMQADRIAHGVRILEDERLVAMAVERRTCFEVCLTSNLLSGVVARLEDHPLPRMIEAGLQVTLNTDDPSVCGVQLSDEYGRAVTRLGLSMVSLAGLVLTAVQASFLPNREKMRLETELQPALLAAA